One Conger conger chromosome 18, fConCon1.1, whole genome shotgun sequence DNA window includes the following coding sequences:
- the LOC133118350 gene encoding glycine N-acyltransferase-like protein 3 isoform X1 — protein sequence MKILNKAALQHAEKVLWSYLPKGFMAYGYLFAMNRDKRPTLEVVVDSWPDFKTIICRPHQKSEHTLLYNEELTFFSTDEKVLKRMLTEDSILDWNKYFKIGGIDMLHTTMLKDISATKNVTMRPCGVTHLLELQDPNHLPHLTVSRDVEARISSLNEFHVGLVNETWKRGGDENGFQVIKHLISHFPTCCITDEEGRPVSWVLLYDYCAMGMVYTLPEHRGKGYAKILVSTMAARLHAQGYPVYCYIEEENQVSYRLFKKLGFTEDPSYRATWFEFNY from the exons ATGAAGATTTTAAATAAGGCTGCATTACAACACGCAGAAAAGGTTCTGTGGTCATACTTACCAAAAGGCTTCATG GCTTATGGATATCTGTTTGCTATGAATAGAGACAAACGACCTACACTAGAGGTTGTTGTGGACTCCTGGCCTGATTTTAAAACCATCATTTGTCGACCGCACCAAAAG AGTGAACACACCCTGCTTTATAATGAGGAACTGACTTTCTTCAGTACTGATGAGAAGGTTCTTAAGAGAATGTTGACAGAAGACAGCATCTTAGATTGGAATAAATACTTCAAAATTGGAG GGATTGACATGCTTCATACCACCATGTTGAAGGACATCTCTGCCACAAAAAACGTCACAATGAGACCGTGTGGTGTAACTCACCTCCTGGAATTACAAGACCCAAATCACCTTCCTCACCTGACAGTGAGCAG AGATGTGGAGGCCAGGATCTCCTCCCTGAATGAATTCCATGTCGGTTTGGTGAATGAAACCTGGAAACGTGGAGGTGATGAAAATGGTTTCCAAGTAATCAAACATCTGATAAGCCACTTCCCCACATGTTGCATCACTGATGAAGAAGGCCGTCCAGTTTCCTGGGTGCTGCTGTATGATTACTGTGCCATGGGGATGGTGTACACCCTGCCAGAGCACAGGGGGAAGGGCTATGCCAAGATCCTGGTGAGCACCATGGCAGCAAGGCTCCATGCCCAGGGTTACCCTGTGTACTGCTACATCGAGGAGGAGAACCAGGTCTCCTACAGGCTCTTTAAGAAACTGGGCTTTACTGAGGACCCCTCCTACAGGGCCACCTGGTTTGAGTTCAACTACTAA
- the LOC133118362 gene encoding glycine N-acyltransferase-like protein 3, whose product MLHTIMLKDISATKDVTMRPCGVTHLLELQDPNHLPHLTVSRDVEARISSLNEFHVGLVNETWKRGGDENGFQVIKHLISHFPTCCITDEEGRPVSWVLLYDYCAMGMLYTLPEHRGKGYAKILVSTMAARLHAQGCPVYCYIEEENQVSYRLFKKLGFTEHPSYRATWFEFNY is encoded by the exons ATGCTTCATACCATCATGTTGAAGGACATTTCTGCCACAAAAGATGTCACAATGAGACCGTGTGGTGTAACTCACCTCCTGGAATTACAAGACCCAAATCACCTTCCTCACCTGACAGTGAGCAG AGATGTGGAGGCCAGGATCTCCTCCCTGAATGAATTCCATGTCGGTTTGGTGAATGAAACCTGGAAACGTGGAGGTGATGAAAATGGTTTCCAAGTAATCAAACATCTGATAAGCCACTTCCCTACATGTTGCATCACTGATGAAGAAGGCCGTCCAGTTTCCTGGGTGCTGCTGTATGATTACTGTGCCATGGGGATGCTATACACCCTGCCAGAGCACAGGGGGAAGGGCTATGCCAAGATCCTGGTGAGCACCATGGCAGCAAGGCTCCATGCCCAGGGTTGCCCTGTGTACTGCTACATCGAGGAGGAGAACCAGGTCTCCTACAGGCTTTTTAAGAAACTGGGCTTTACTGAGCACCCCTCCTACAGGGCCACCTGGTTTGAGTTCAACTACTAA
- the LOC133118018 gene encoding uncharacterized protein LOC133118018 — MGLLYTLPEHRGKGYAKILVSTMAARLHAQGYPVYCNIEEENQVSFRLFKKSGFTEDPSHRATRVEFNYKTNISWIDMLHTTMLKDISATKDVTMRPCGVTHLLELQDPNHLPHLTVSRDVEARISSLNEFHVGLVNKTWKYGDDEKGFQLIKHLISHFPTCCITDEEGRPVSWVLLYDYCAMGMLYTLPEHRGKGYAKILVSTMAARLHAQGYPVYCNVEEENQVSYRLFKKLGFTEDPSYKATWFEFNY; from the exons ATGGGGTTGCTGTACACCCTGCCAGAGCACAGGGGGAAGGGCTATGCCAAGATCCTGGTGAGCACCATGGCAGCAAGGCTCCATGCCCAGGGTTACCCTGTGTACTGCAACATCGAGGAGGAGAACCAGGTCTCCTTCAGGCTCTTTAAGAAATCGGGCTTTACTGAGGACCCCTCTCACAGGGCCACCCGGGTTGAGTTCAACTACAAAACCAATATTTCTT GGATTGACATGCTTCATACCACCATGCTGAAGGACATTTCTGCCACAAAAGATGTCACAATGAGACCGTGTGGTGTAACTCACCTCCTGGAATTACAAGACCCAAATCACCTTCCTCACCTGACAGTGAGCAG AGATGTGGAGGCCAGGATCTCCTCCCTGAATGAATTCCATGTCGGTTTGGTGAATAAAACCTGGAAATATGGAGATGATGAAAAAGGTTTTCAACTAATCAAACATCTGATAAGCCACTTCCCCACATGTTGCATCACTGATGAAGAAGGCCGTCCAGTTTCCTGGGTGCTGCTGTATGATTACTGTGCCATGGGGATGCTATACACCCTGCCAGAGCACAGGGGGAAGGGCTATGCCAAGATCCTGGTGAGCACCATGGCAGCAAGGCTCCATGCCCAGGGTTACCCTGTGTACTGCAATGTCGAGGAGGAGAACCAGGTCTCCTACAGGCTCTTTAAGAAACTGGGCTTTACTGAAGACCCCTCCTACAAGGCCACCTGGTTTGAGTTCAACTACTAA
- the LOC133118350 gene encoding glycine N-acyltransferase-like protein 3 isoform X2, which yields MNRDKRPTLEVVVDSWPDFKTIICRPHQKSEHTLLYNEELTFFSTDEKVLKRMLTEDSILDWNKYFKIGGIDMLHTTMLKDISATKNVTMRPCGVTHLLELQDPNHLPHLTVSRDVEARISSLNEFHVGLVNETWKRGGDENGFQVIKHLISHFPTCCITDEEGRPVSWVLLYDYCAMGMVYTLPEHRGKGYAKILVSTMAARLHAQGYPVYCYIEEENQVSYRLFKKLGFTEDPSYRATWFEFNY from the exons ATGAATAGAGACAAACGACCTACACTAGAGGTTGTTGTGGACTCCTGGCCTGATTTTAAAACCATCATTTGTCGACCGCACCAAAAG AGTGAACACACCCTGCTTTATAATGAGGAACTGACTTTCTTCAGTACTGATGAGAAGGTTCTTAAGAGAATGTTGACAGAAGACAGCATCTTAGATTGGAATAAATACTTCAAAATTGGAG GGATTGACATGCTTCATACCACCATGTTGAAGGACATCTCTGCCACAAAAAACGTCACAATGAGACCGTGTGGTGTAACTCACCTCCTGGAATTACAAGACCCAAATCACCTTCCTCACCTGACAGTGAGCAG AGATGTGGAGGCCAGGATCTCCTCCCTGAATGAATTCCATGTCGGTTTGGTGAATGAAACCTGGAAACGTGGAGGTGATGAAAATGGTTTCCAAGTAATCAAACATCTGATAAGCCACTTCCCCACATGTTGCATCACTGATGAAGAAGGCCGTCCAGTTTCCTGGGTGCTGCTGTATGATTACTGTGCCATGGGGATGGTGTACACCCTGCCAGAGCACAGGGGGAAGGGCTATGCCAAGATCCTGGTGAGCACCATGGCAGCAAGGCTCCATGCCCAGGGTTACCCTGTGTACTGCTACATCGAGGAGGAGAACCAGGTCTCCTACAGGCTCTTTAAGAAACTGGGCTTTACTGAGGACCCCTCCTACAGGGCCACCTGGTTTGAGTTCAACTACTAA
- the LOC133118359 gene encoding glycine N-acyltransferase-like protein 3, translating to MKILNEAALQQAEKVLRSYLPKSSMVYGYLFGMNRDKPHTLEVVVDSWPDFKTIICRPHPQSEHTLLKNEELTFFSTDEKVLKRMLTEDSILDWNKYLKIGGIDMLHTTMLKDISATKDFTMRPCHVAHLLELQDPNHLPHLTVSRDVEARISSLNESHVGLVNKTWKYGDDEKGFQLIKHLISHFPTCCITDEEGRPVSWVLLYGYCAMGLLYTLPEHRGKGYANILLSTMAARLHAQGCPVYCYTEEENQVSYRLFKKLGFTEDPSYRAAWYEFNY from the exons ATGAAGATTTTAAATGAGGCTGCGTTACAACAAGCAGAAAAGGTTCTGCGGTCATACTTACCAAAAAGCTCCATG GTTTATGGATATCTGTTTGGTATGAATAGAGACAAACCACATACACTAGAGGTTGTTGTGGACTCCTGGCCTGATTTTAAAACCATCATTTGTCGACCGCACCCACAG AGTGAACACACCCTGCTTAAAAATGAGGAACTGACTTTCTTCAGTACTGATGAGAAGGTTCTTAAGAGAATGTTGACAGAAGACAGCATCTTAGATTGGAATAAATACTTGAAAATTGGAG GGATTGACATGCTTCATACCACCATGTTGAAGGACATTTCTGCCACAAAAGATTTCACAATGAGACCGTGTCATGTAGCTCACCTCCTGGAATTACAAGACCCAAATCACCTTCCTCACCTGACAGTGAGCAG AGATGTGGAGGCCAGGATCTCCTCCCTGAATGAATCCCATGTCGGTTTGGTGAATAAAACCTGGAAATATGGAGATGATGAAAAAGGTTTTCAACTAATCAAACATCTGATAAGCCACTTCCCCACATGTTGCATTACTGATGAAGAAGGCCGTCCAGTTTCCTGGGTGCTGCTGTATGGTTACTGTGCCATGGGGTTGCTGTACACCCTGCCAGAGCACAGGGGGAAGGGCTATGCCAACATCCTGCTGAGCACCATGGCAGCAAGGCTCCATGCCCAGGGTTGCCCTGTGTACTGCTACACTGAGGAGGAGAACCAGGTCTCCTACAGGCTCTTTAAGAAACTGGGCTTTACTGAAGACCCCTCCTACAGGGCTGCCTGGTATGAGTTCAACTACTAA